A region from the Coffea eugenioides isolate CCC68of chromosome 9, Ceug_1.0, whole genome shotgun sequence genome encodes:
- the LOC113782920 gene encoding LOW QUALITY PROTEIN: protein CLMP1-like (The sequence of the model RefSeq protein was modified relative to this genomic sequence to represent the inferred CDS: deleted 1 base in 1 codon) — MGKSGGRKKKGAISQNQNQASAGENNHAPVINGAVDLDCFSFFEKSPRALKKREIKDFQGKDLCRGSFQQYDIALKLIPKTHPERAVFHSNRAACLMQMKPIDYDSVISECTLALQVQPGFVRALLRRARAFEAVGKHEMAMQDVQVLLSADPNHRDALEIVGRLRMALGPRQEAQQDLQSRPSPAALGASAVRGAPIGGLGPCLPARPVSKKAATPAVGSALSANNKPDKSCPALPTENCPEAKSQLPNVVLKPSQGSSKPSAISVKESKEHGSSSSLPVSTHAQSVEVVTRWRPLKLVYDHDIRLAQMPVSCNFKVLRDIVGKRLPMSKSVLIKYKDNDGDLVTITCTAELRLAESCVDWLSPKDPDSDKQDSAGTLRLHIVEVSPEHEPPLLEEEEEKPAETEATKEDENASNSSLGESVVEPVDNEVVKTEKPAPKEKTGISEDPECKEVEMDDWLFEFAQLFRSHVGIDPDAHIDLHELGMELCSEALEETVTSEEAQILFDKAALKFQEVAALAFFNWGNVHMCAARKRIPIDDSASKDLMASQLQAAYDWVKEKYSLAREKYEEALSVKPDFYEGLLALGQQQFEMAKLHWSFVVAKKEDLSKWDPTETLQLFDSAEEKMKVATQMWEKLEEHRANELKDPGAASKKEELLKRRKKPGSGVENEGSSAGSQGALSADEAAEQAAVMRSQIHLFWGNMLFERSQVEFKLNLTGWKKNLDTAIERFKLAGASETDIATVLKNHCSNEEASEGQEKRIENVSMALSSKIEDPNEVTQTSGE, encoded by the exons ATGGGGAAATCTGGGGGTAGGAAAAAGAAGGGTGCAATTAGCCAAAACCAAAACCAAGCTTCTGCTGGGGAAAATAATCATGCACCTGTTATTAATGGTGCTGTTGATTTGGACTGCTTCAGTTTTTTTGAGAAGAGCCCACGAGCTTTAAAGAAGAGGGAAATAAAAGATTTTCAGGGCAAGGATTTATGCAGGGGCTCTTTTCAACAGTATGATATTGCCCTTAAACTGATCCCGAAAACGCAC CCAGAAAGAGCTGTTTTTCATAGCAATAGAGCTGCTTGTTTAATGCAAATGAAGCCCATAGACTATGATAGTGTGATTTCGGAATGTACTCTGGCACTTCAGGTTCAGCCTGGATTTGTTCGGGCCCTTTTGCGGAGGGCTCGTGCTTTTGAGGCAGTAGGGAAGCATGAAATGGCGATGCAAGATGTGCAAGTGTTATTGAGTGCTGACCCGAATCACAGGGATGCACTGGAGATTGTGGGGAGATTGAGGATGGCGCTTGGCCCACGCCAGGAGGCCCAACAGGACCTCCAGAGTCGCCCATCGCCTGCTGCCCTGGGTGCTTCTGCTGTCCGGGGAGCTCCGATTGGTGGCCTTGGACCTTGTTTGCCAGCTCGACCAGTATCAAAGAAGGCAGCAACTCCAGCTGTGGGATCAGCTTTATCAGCTAATAATAAGCCAGATAAGTCTTGTCCAGCTTTGCCAACTGAAAATTGTCCAGAAGCCAAATCTCAATTACCAAACGTTGTTTTAAAGCCGTCACAGGGTTCTTCCAAACCGAGTGCCATTTCAGTTAAGGAGAGTAAGGAACATGGATCATCTTCATCATTGCCAGTTTCAACACATGCGCAATCTGTTGAGGTTGTAACTCGATGGAGACCATTGAAGCTTGTTTATGATCACGACATTAGACTTGCTCAAATGCCTGTGAGTTGCAATTttaaggtgttaagggatatCGTAGGCAAACGGCTCCCGATGTCAAAGTCTGTTCTGATTAAGTATAAAGATAATGACGGTGATTTAGTTACAATTACATGCACGGCTGAGCTTCGATTGGCTGAGTCCTGTGTTGACTGGCTTAGTCCGAAAGACCCTGATAGTGATAAACAAGATTCAGCTGGGACGTTGAGGTTGCATATTGTAGAGGTGAGTCCTGAACATGAGCCACCTTTAttggaagaggaagaagagaaacCTGCCGAGACTGAGGCAACTAAAGAAGATGAAAATGCATCTAACTCTTCACTAGGTGAGTCTGTTGTGGAACCTGTGGACAATGAAGTTGTTAAGACAGAAAAGCCAGCTCCAAAGGAGAAAACTGGAATATCAGAAGATCCTGAGTGCAAGGAAGTGGAGATGGATGACTGGTTATTTGAGTTTGCACAGTTGTTCCGAAGCCATGTCGGTATTGACCCAGATGCTCACATTGATCTTCATGAGCTTGGGATGGAGCTATGCTCTGAAGCTCTGGAGGAGACAGTGACAAGTGAAGAAGCTCAAATCCTTTTTGATAAGGCCGCTTTAAAGTTTCAGGAAGTAGCTGCTCTAGCTTTCTTTAACTGGGGAAATGTACACATGTGTGCAGCAAGGAAGCGGATTCCTATAGATGACTCAGCTTCAAAGGACTTGATGGCCTCACAACTTCAAGCTGCTTATGACTGGGTCAAGGAAAAGTATTCGTTGGCCAGAGAGAAGTATGAGGAGGCACTTTCTGTCAAACCAGACTTTTATGAAGGTCTCTTGGCACTTGGGCAGCAGCAATTTGAAATGGCAAAGCTCCATTGGTCCTTTGTTGTGGCAAAGAAAGAAGACCTATCAAAGTGGGATCCTACGGAGACCCTACAACTTTTTGACAGTGcagaagaaaaaatgaaagtagctACTCAAATGTGGGAGAAGTTGGAAGAGCATAGAGCAAATGAACTGAAGGATCCTGGAGCAGCAAGTAAGAAGGAAGAACTGTTGAAAAGACGGAAGAAGCCAGGAAGTGGAGTAGAAAATGAGGGCTCATCTGCTGGCAGTCAGGGGGCACTTTCAGCTGATGAAGCAGCAGAACAAGCTGCTGTGATGAGATCTCAAATACATCTATTCTGGGGTAATATGCTTTTTGAACGATCCCAAGTTGAATTTAAATTGAATTTGACTGGTTGGAAGAAGAATTTGGACACTGCAATCGAGAGATTCAAGCTTGCTGGAGCCTCTGAAACAGACATTGCAACAGTTCTGAAGAATCATTGCTCCAATGAAGAAGCTAGTGAGGGACAAGAGAAAAGAATTGAGAATGTAAGCATGGCTCTTTCTAGTAAGATAGAGGATCCAAATGAGGTAACTCAAACTTCAGGGGAGTAA